In Vigna angularis cultivar LongXiaoDou No.4 chromosome 8, ASM1680809v1, whole genome shotgun sequence, one DNA window encodes the following:
- the LOC128193730 gene encoding uncharacterized protein LOC128193730 translates to MAGNAKKWLNSFPKGSLTGWDDVVSKFLQKYFPQSKINKGKQEISSIQQEPEETLSQTWDRFKGLLRKTPIHGFDVPTQLNLFLGGLKSHTKLMLDASAGGNIRWKTPDEAHEIIENMASSDNDVQSERGQNQKRGMFKLQSQDALLAQNKIMTQQLESLMKKVSQLEIQNVSQAQHIVQGVELCGGEHQNGQCAILTNAKEEVNYMGNQSRQGNYGNYNQGWRPHPSMGQASSSRPPPQFQQQPTLSDRTSKLEETLQQFMQMSISNQKSTDASLRNLEVQMGQLAKKLEEKPVNTFGANTELNPKEHCKAITTRSGKVLDSVVVGQEDQKENLNEEQKDKEEEMPSYARFMKDLLTKKRKYIEEETIEVQGNCSAIIKKLLPPKFKDPGSFTIPCTIGKLPIGKALIDLGASINLMPLSMLKKIGDMEVKPTRMTLQLADRSLKYPYGVIEDVLVKVDKFTFPVDFVILDMEEDTEVPLILGRPFMKTARVIIDVDDGHLKVRLHDETITFNVVEAMQHPKDKGNCFRVEVLDDVVETVKNQMYVKSPLERVLVDACEELTVEEESEVEEISQHLEKLKEENSTDVRVEKLEKVDLDDQEKMELKVLPDHLKYVFLEENSKKPVIISNS, encoded by the exons atGGCAGGAAATGCCAAGaaatggttaaattcttttcctaAGGGAAGTCTGACAGGTTGGGATGACGTTGTGTCAAAGTTTTTGCAGAAGTATTTCCCTCaatcaaaaataaacaaaggcaagcaagagatatcCTCTATCCAACAGGAACCTGAAGAGACTTTGAGTCAGACATGGGATAGGTTTAAGGGattattaagaaagactcccataCATGGATTTGATGTCCCCACTCAATTGAACCTGTTCTTAGGAGGTTTAAAATCTCACAcaaaattgatgctagatgcctcagcaggaggtaACATTAGGTGGAAGACACCTGATGAAGCtcatgaaattattgaaaatatggcatCTAGTGACAATGATGTTCAAAGTGAGAGAGGACAAAATCAAAAGAGGGGAATGTTTAAGTTGCAATCCCAAGATGCCTTATTagcccaaaataaaattatgactcAACAGCTTGAGTCTCTGATGAAAAAGGTATCACAACTAGAAATCCAAAATGTATCACAGGCACAACATATTGTGCAAGGGGTTGAACTGTGTGGTGGAGAGCACCAAAATGGACAGTGTGCTATTCTCACCAATGCTAAGGAAGAGGTCAATTACATGGGAAATCAAAGCCGTCAAGGCAATTATGGAAAttataatcaaggatggagacctcatcctaGCATGGGTCAGGCTAGTTCCAGTAGACCACCTCCACAGTTTCAACAACAACCCACTCTTTCTGATAGGACAtcaaaactggaagaaactcttcaacaatttatgcagatGTCCATATCAAATCAAAAGAGCACAGATGCATCTCTAAGAAATTTAGAAGTTCAAATGGGTCAGTTGGCCAAGAAACTGGAAGAGAAGCCTGTTAATACATTTGGAGCTAACACTGAACTAAATCCAAAAGAGCACTGTAAAGCTATAACAACAAGGAGTGGTAAAGTGTTAGACAGTGTAGTTGTGGGGCAAGAGGATCAAAAGGAAAATTTAAATGAGGAAcagaaagataaagaagaagaa ATGCCCTCTTATGCTAGATTCATGAAAGATCTGTTGACCaagaagagaaagtatattgaggaagaaacaaTAGAGGTGCAAGGGAATTGTAGTGCCATCATCAAAAAACTTCTACCACCAAAATTCAAAGACCCtggaagttttactattccatGTACAATTGGAAAACTCCCTATTGGAAAAGCATTGATAGACTTAGGggcaagcattaatttgatgcctttatctaTGTTAAAGAAAATAGGAGACATGGAAGTAAAACCAACAAGGATGACTCTACAATTAGCAGATAGGTCTTTAAAATACCCATATGGAGTTATTGAAGACGTACTGGTGAAAGTTGATAAGTTTACTTTTCCAGTAGATTTTGTTATTCTTGATATGGAGGAGGATACTGAAGTCCCCCTAATATTGGGTAGACCTTTCATGAAAACTGCTAGAGTCataattgatgttgatgatggtcaTTTGAAGGTGAGGCTACATGATGAAACAATAACCTTTAATGTTGTGGAGGCTATGCAACATCCAAAAGATAAAGGGAACTGTTTCAGAGTTGAAGTACTGGATGATGTAGTTGAGACTGTAAAAAATCAGATGTATGTGAAATCCCCTTTAGAGCGTGTATTGGTTGATGCTTGTGAAGAGCTTACTGTtgaagaagaatctgaagtGGAAGAGATTTCACAACatctagaaaaattaaaagaagagaaTTCCACTGATGTGAGAGTGGAAAAATTGGAAAAGGTTGACTTGGATGATCAGGAAAAAATGGAATTAAAAGTGCTTCCTGATCATCTCAAGTATgtgtttttagaagaaaattcTAAGAAGCCTGTGATCATAAGCAATTcttga